A genomic stretch from Candidatus Thiothrix anitrata includes:
- a CDS encoding glutathione peroxidase, giving the protein MYKQLFALAMSFFSTAQVMAEPVKGAATDNGCPAALNFSVRALGEDKPVNLCETYKGKVVIIVNTASKCGFTPQFEGLEKLYSTYKDRGLVVLGFPSNDFAGQDPGSEKEIKDFCELTYGVKFPMFEKTHAAKANASPIYQTLGEMAGEFPSWNFHKYVLNTKGELIGSFSSFVTPQSDKLIKLIEANLLQK; this is encoded by the coding sequence ATGTACAAGCAACTGTTTGCATTAGCCATGAGTTTTTTTAGCACGGCACAGGTGATGGCCGAGCCGGTGAAAGGTGCTGCGACAGATAACGGTTGCCCCGCCGCGTTGAATTTCAGCGTGCGTGCGTTGGGTGAAGATAAGCCGGTGAATTTGTGCGAAACCTACAAGGGCAAGGTGGTGATTATCGTCAATACCGCGAGTAAGTGCGGTTTTACCCCGCAGTTCGAGGGTTTGGAGAAGCTGTACAGCACTTATAAAGACCGTGGGTTGGTGGTGTTAGGGTTTCCGTCCAACGATTTTGCTGGGCAAGACCCCGGTTCGGAAAAAGAGATTAAGGACTTTTGCGAGCTGACTTATGGGGTGAAGTTCCCGATGTTTGAGAAAACCCACGCGGCAAAGGCGAATGCTTCACCGATTTATCAGACTTTGGGCGAGATGGCAGGGGAGTTTCCCAGTTGGAATTTTCACAAGTACGTGTTGAATACCAAGGGTGAATTGATTGGGAGCTTTTCCAGCTTTGTCACCCCGCAAAGTGACAAGCTGATTAAGTTAATTGAGGCGAATTTGCTGCAAAAATAG
- a CDS encoding type II toxin-antitoxin system CcdA family antitoxin: MQNLFIYDQTAPKRAANLSINSSLLEQARYYKINLSKLLEKTLIDTLQQKKREEWLKQNRSALHAYNERIEQRGVFSDGLRRF; this comes from the coding sequence ATGCAAAACCTGTTTATTTACGACCAAACCGCCCCCAAACGGGCAGCAAACCTGAGCATCAATAGTTCGTTGCTGGAACAGGCACGCTATTACAAAATCAACCTATCCAAGCTATTAGAAAAAACGCTCATTGACACGCTTCAACAAAAAAAGCGTGAAGAGTGGCTGAAACAAAACCGTAGCGCACTCCATGCTTACAATGAACGCATCGAACAACGCGGCGTATTCAGTGACGGATTAAGGCGGTTTTAA
- a CDS encoding CcdB family protein has product MAQFDVYRNTNSATVGDIPYLLDVQTDLLDILKTCVIVPLEVCGNAKPVQTLTPIFDIENTLVMMSTPELAGIPARYLGEYVTSLASQRQEIMAALDLLFSGI; this is encoded by the coding sequence ATGGCGCAATTTGACGTTTACCGCAATACCAACAGTGCGACAGTGGGCGACATTCCCTACCTGTTGGATGTGCAAACCGACTTGCTGGACATACTCAAAACGTGCGTCATTGTGCCGTTAGAAGTCTGTGGCAATGCCAAACCAGTTCAAACGCTAACGCCCATTTTTGACATTGAAAATACGCTGGTGATGATGTCCACACCGGAATTAGCAGGTATTCCTGCGCGTTATTTGGGTGAATACGTCACATCGCTCGCCAGCCAACGCCAAGAAATCATGGCCGCTCTGGATTTGTTGTTTTCGGGGATATAG
- a CDS encoding septal ring lytic transglycosylase RlpA family protein has product MNKLSILPLLTCFFLVACQTLGTGMAGKASYYAHQYHGRPTASGEPYNMYAMTAAHPSLPFGTLLRVTNLRNGRAVLVRVNDRGPYKAGRVVDVSLAAAEQLGLILPGTAEVRLEVVR; this is encoded by the coding sequence ATGAATAAACTCAGCATCTTGCCGCTATTGACCTGCTTTTTTCTGGTCGCTTGCCAGACACTGGGAACTGGCATGGCAGGCAAGGCTTCGTACTATGCGCATCAATACCACGGTCGCCCGACTGCCAGCGGTGAACCGTACAATATGTATGCGATGACTGCCGCCCACCCCAGCTTGCCTTTCGGCACGTTGCTGCGTGTAACCAACTTGCGAAACGGGCGTGCTGTCCTAGTAAGAGTGAATGACCGTGGCCCTTACAAAGCGGGACGGGTTGTTGATGTGTCGTTGGCAGCGGCGGAACAGCTTGGGTTGATTCTGCCGGGTACGGCGGAGGTACGGCTGGAGGTTGTACGGTAA
- a CDS encoding type II toxin-antitoxin system ParD family antitoxin: MATLNISLPDQLRDWIRTQITSGRYSSASDYLRDLIRNDQRVLMQDSQWLANHLQARMATPDEAFVASSAADVKARVRKQLDKSA; the protein is encoded by the coding sequence ATGGCAACCTTGAATATTTCTCTTCCTGACCAGTTGCGTGATTGGATCCGCACACAAATTACTTCCGGGCGTTATTCCAGTGCCAGCGATTACCTGCGGGATTTAATCCGCAATGACCAGCGCGTGTTAATGCAGGATTCGCAATGGCTTGCCAATCATTTGCAGGCTCGGATGGCAACACCGGATGAGGCGTTTGTGGCGAGCAGTGCGGCGGATGTGAAGGCACGGGTGCGTAAGCAACTGGATAAATCGGCATGA
- a CDS encoding type II toxin-antitoxin system RelE/ParE family toxin — MTLLYTFHPLADAKQDEIWHYTYQQWGMQQADKYIDGLHAILQTVAENMKHPKVRSLPPEVTTGVFFVHYGKHYVFFRRAAEHLPEHIQVLTILHDNMDIPARVKEDLDALDQDWGDNFIHE, encoded by the coding sequence ATGACGTTGCTGTATACCTTTCACCCATTAGCAGATGCCAAACAGGATGAAATCTGGCATTACACTTATCAGCAATGGGGAATGCAGCAGGCGGACAAGTACATTGATGGTCTGCACGCAATCTTGCAGACCGTTGCTGAGAACATGAAACATCCCAAGGTTCGGTCATTACCGCCGGAAGTAACTACAGGTGTCTTTTTCGTACATTACGGCAAGCATTACGTGTTTTTTCGGCGGGCAGCGGAGCATTTGCCTGAACACATTCAGGTTCTGACGATATTGCATGACAACATGGATATTCCGGCAAGAGTCAAAGAAGACTTGGATGCTTTGGATCAGGACTGGGGTGATAATTTTATCCATGAATAA
- a CDS encoding SUMF1/EgtB/PvdO family nonheme iron enzyme has product MTPPVFISYPQDGADGQALANELFQRLQAEGISAFLDTECIRLGERWIQALGNGVKQCRVVLSVVSPASHDRPWVEKEYIEANKLRIPIIPVLATAGDVPFQMNDVQVARLYGDYKEKDWQRLLTRIREYLPDSTDAQLRKLETAYLEALLHDNEERALRFAGKVYAPLAGQFRKEHKRVAAACMSPRLRHRKRTEYCEPLEAVGECVEHGDVIAAFGEHKRLVILGEPGAGKTFSLWRIAADYAQKALEQPSQILPVVIPLNRWDSPSLLHDFVLEQLGDLASHFATLYQSKRLLPLFDALNEIPFDQREEKLPQVRAWLERYPTASVLLTCRLRDYRGPLEQELDRLTIESLDPPRIHDFLHNYFAEDEAAHTLAEKLFWQLAGGEEMRESWEDWKKRGHENHWEEFWTLTEIPEEWKTGDNEHWWEGGRRQKYLNDSRSLMKLAANPYLLTQMVVIYSEQQQLPQSRFALFSEFVADLIYREVQAKPDNHYPKAHQDELQVELKRLAWQLQSRTKSAEEVRTVLSRADAVAIMPLPRLEFAAAASLLELTRDSVRFSHQLLQEFFTAQSFEERRADGLQAKTLWPEQWWAANGWEEAAKLAAEYEVDPKPFLQWLAAGNPKLAAEIAREQGLLDDALFAAFRRQWQNAITDIEHYPNPHERHAISTVLAWLDWDDRLGLGIDDIDWVEIPVGEFIYQGGERLSLPTYKMSRYPVTNSQFQAFVADGGYETDKWWGRLQKPETPHEPYWKENNRPVERVNWYEAMAFCRWLSKKLDLDIRLPTEAQWEKAARGTDGREYPWGKGYKTGYANINETWDHDKVGEYNLQETSAVGICPQGQSPYGLMDMSGNVWEWCLNQYDKPEVIEPDLSGTFRVLRGGSWFGHGRSCRSVCRSNDVPGDRNYSIGFRLALGQ; this is encoded by the coding sequence ATGACACCACCCGTTTTTATCAGTTACCCGCAAGATGGTGCGGATGGGCAGGCGTTGGCAAATGAATTGTTCCAGCGTTTGCAGGCAGAGGGTATCTCGGCGTTTCTGGATACGGAGTGTATCCGTTTGGGCGAACGCTGGATTCAGGCATTGGGTAATGGGGTAAAGCAGTGCCGTGTGGTGTTGTCAGTGGTGTCGCCCGCTTCGCATGACCGCCCTTGGGTGGAAAAGGAATATATTGAAGCCAATAAGTTGCGCATCCCGATCATTCCGGTGTTGGCAACGGCGGGTGATGTGCCGTTTCAGATGAATGATGTGCAGGTTGCACGATTGTATGGCGATTACAAAGAAAAGGATTGGCAGCGTTTGTTGACCCGCATCCGCGAGTATTTGCCTGACAGTACGGATGCACAACTCCGCAAGTTGGAGACTGCTTATCTCGAAGCCTTGTTGCATGACAACGAAGAACGCGCCCTGCGTTTTGCGGGCAAAGTCTATGCACCGTTGGCAGGGCAATTTCGTAAGGAACACAAGCGGGTTGCCGCTGCCTGCATGTCGCCACGTTTACGCCACCGTAAGCGCACCGAATATTGCGAACCGCTGGAGGCCGTGGGCGAATGTGTTGAACACGGTGATGTCATCGCCGCTTTCGGTGAACACAAACGGCTGGTGATTTTGGGTGAACCGGGCGCGGGCAAAACTTTTTCTCTGTGGCGCATTGCCGCCGATTACGCCCAAAAAGCACTGGAGCAGCCGAGCCAAATCCTGCCGGTAGTGATCCCGCTTAACCGTTGGGATAGCCCAAGCTTGTTGCATGACTTTGTGTTGGAACAATTGGGTGATTTGGCAAGCCACTTTGCCACGTTGTACCAAAGCAAACGCCTGCTGCCGCTCTTCGATGCTTTGAACGAAATTCCCTTTGACCAGCGTGAGGAAAAGCTGCCACAAGTCCGCGCATGGCTGGAGCGTTATCCGACGGCATCCGTACTGCTGACCTGCCGTCTGCGGGATTATCGCGGGCCGTTGGAACAAGAGCTTGACCGGCTGACGATAGAGTCACTCGACCCGCCGCGTATCCACGACTTCCTGCACAACTACTTTGCCGAAGACGAAGCTGCCCATACGTTGGCGGAAAAGCTGTTCTGGCAACTGGCGGGTGGGGAAGAGATGCGCGAAAGTTGGGAAGACTGGAAAAAACGTGGGCATGAAAACCACTGGGAGGAATTCTGGACACTGACTGAAATCCCAGAAGAGTGGAAAACAGGCGACAATGAACATTGGTGGGAAGGTGGGCGTAGGCAAAAATACCTGAACGACTCCCGTAGCCTTATGAAACTGGCAGCCAACCCGTATCTGCTGACTCAGATGGTAGTGATCTACAGCGAACAGCAGCAATTGCCCCAAAGCCGCTTTGCCCTGTTCAGTGAGTTCGTTGCCGACCTGATTTATCGGGAGGTACAAGCCAAACCGGACAATCATTACCCCAAAGCGCATCAGGACGAGCTACAAGTCGAACTCAAGCGGCTGGCATGGCAACTGCAAAGCCGTACCAAGTCCGCTGAGGAAGTCCGTACTGTGTTGTCCCGTGCTGATGCTGTCGCGATCATGCCCTTGCCACGCTTGGAATTTGCTGCTGCCGCCAGTTTGTTGGAGTTGACCCGCGATAGCGTGCGTTTTTCACACCAGTTGCTACAAGAGTTCTTTACCGCACAAAGTTTTGAAGAGCGACGGGCAGACGGCTTACAAGCCAAAACGCTTTGGCCTGAGCAGTGGTGGGCTGCAAACGGTTGGGAGGAAGCTGCCAAGCTTGCTGCCGAATACGAAGTTGACCCAAAACCATTTTTGCAATGGCTGGCGGCTGGAAACCCGAAACTGGCGGCTGAAATTGCCCGCGAACAAGGCTTGTTAGATGACGCTTTGTTTGCCGCATTCCGTCGCCAATGGCAAAACGCCATCACCGACATTGAACATTACCCCAACCCACACGAACGTCATGCGATTAGCACCGTGTTGGCGTGGCTGGATTGGGATGATCGTCTCGGACTCGGCATCGATGACATCGACTGGGTGGAAATCCCTGTTGGTGAATTTATCTATCAGGGTGGTGAACGCTTGTCTTTGCCGACCTATAAAATGAGCCGCTACCCGGTCACGAACTCCCAATTTCAAGCATTCGTGGCGGATGGTGGTTACGAAACGGATAAATGGTGGGGAAGACTACAAAAACCGGAAACGCCCCATGAGCCATATTGGAAAGAAAATAACCGTCCGGTGGAGAGGGTGAATTGGTATGAGGCAATGGCTTTTTGTCGCTGGCTGTCTAAAAAGCTGGACTTGGATATTCGTCTGCCCACCGAAGCGCAATGGGAAAAAGCGGCACGGGGTACTGATGGTCGGGAATACCCGTGGGGTAAAGGCTACAAAACTGGCTATGCGAATATCAACGAAACTTGGGATCATGACAAAGTAGGTGAATATAACTTGCAGGAAACCTCTGCTGTCGGTATTTGCCCTCAAGGCCAGTCGCCCTACGGTCTGATGGATATGTCAGGGAACGTCTGGGAATGGTGTCTCAATCAGTATGACAAGCCGGAGGTGATTGAGCCGGATTTATCTGGCACTTTCCGCGTGTTGCGCGGTGGCTCTTGGTTCGGCCATGGCAGGAGTTGCCGATCTGTTTGTCGCAGCAACGACGTTCCGGGTGATCGCAACTACAGCATTGGTTTTCGGCTTGCCCTAGGTCAGTGA
- a CDS encoding hydantoinase B/oxoprolinase family protein codes for MTQARWQFWIDRGGTFTDIVAQTPDGTLRTHKLLSENPERYPDAAIQGIRDLLGLEAGQTIPTDHIDTVRMGTTVATNALLEHQGEPVLLVTTRGFGDALRIGYQQRPHLFALDIELPQMLYTDVLEVDERIAANGEILQAPDAAQIRPALQAAYAKGLRSVAILFMHAYRYPQHETLVAAIAREIGFTQISTSQAVSPLIKFVGRGDTTVVDAYLSPVLRRYVEQVARELPDTKLFFMQSNGGLTHADHFAGKDAILSGPAGGVVGMVQTAQAAGFDKLIGFDMGGTSTDVCHFAGEYERTLESHIAGARIRAPMMLIHTVAAGGGSILHFDGQRFRVGPDSAGANPGPAAYRRGGELTITDCNVLLGKLQADYFPHIFGREGNEPLDVAIVREKFTTLAERSRSLTPEQVAEGFISVAVENMANAIKKISVQRGYDVSEYALCCFGGASGQHACLVAEALGMRKVFLHPFAGVLSAYGMGLADVRHIVTRSVEAVLDDVLLAGLQQQQAELVAETTAHIRSQGVSTTHIRHETRLHCRYAGSDSSLLLAWIGEDATGIRAAFEGVHRQRFGFMAAEKAVVVASVEVEGIAVARAEARLPPFPSPSPARGEGRKEKEPCHQVFMRGEWRDTPFYQRNHLRVGQIITGPAVILESTGTVVVEPNWTVQLTELGNLEMFSLPSSSSLPAPLAGEGSGMGGKEAEASPNPIRLEIFNNLFMSIAEQMGFVLEQTAVSVNIKERLDFSCAIFDPSGNLVANAPHMPVHLGSMSESIKAVISANAGQMQAGDAYVLNDPYHGGTHLPDITVVKPVFEASGNTIIFYVATRGHHADVGGITPGSIPPQSRTIDEEGILLTNVKLVERGHFREAEIRALLASGAYPARNIDYNIADLKAQLAACTRGETELTRMIAQMGLATVQAYMRHVQDNAEASVRRVIGSLKDGSFQYDMDDGSRICVQITVDAANRSATLDFTGTSSQHPGNLNAPTAITRAAVLYVFRCLVQDNIPLNEGCLKPLHIIIPPGSMLNPQYPAAVVAGNVETSQYVVDALFGALGIMGAAQGTMNNVTWGNAQHQYYETLCGGAGATANADGASAVHTHMTNSRLTDPEILETRFPVRLEAFHIRPHSGGNGKQRGGDGVVRKTRFLEPMTVSIVSGHRKVAPYGMAGGRNGQCGVNRVLRADGYLQTLAGIAQVEVSAGDVLTIATPGGGGFDSPKENNCL; via the coding sequence ATGACGCAAGCCCGCTGGCAATTCTGGATCGACCGTGGCGGCACATTCACCGACATCGTAGCGCAAACCCCGGACGGCACATTACGCACCCACAAGCTGCTATCCGAAAACCCGGAACGCTACCCCGATGCAGCGATTCAAGGCATCCGAGATTTGCTGGGGCTGGAAGCTGGGCAAACTATCCCCACCGACCACATCGACACGGTGCGGATGGGCACAACCGTTGCCACCAACGCCCTGCTGGAACACCAAGGCGAACCCGTACTGCTGGTGACAACTCGCGGTTTCGGCGATGCTTTGCGGATTGGTTATCAGCAACGCCCCCACCTGTTCGCACTCGACATCGAATTGCCGCAGATGCTTTACACCGATGTACTGGAAGTCGACGAACGCATCGCTGCCAACGGTGAAATCTTGCAAGCACCGGATGCGGCGCAAATCCGCCCTGCCCTGCAAGCCGCTTACGCTAAGGGTTTGCGCTCGGTAGCGATTCTGTTCATGCACGCCTACCGCTACCCGCAGCATGAAACACTGGTAGCGGCGATTGCCCGCGAAATCGGTTTCACCCAGATTTCCACCAGCCAGGCGGTTAGCCCGCTGATCAAATTCGTCGGGCGCGGCGATACCACGGTGGTGGATGCGTATCTCTCCCCGGTGTTGCGCCGCTATGTCGAACAAGTGGCGCGGGAATTGCCGGATACGAAACTGTTTTTCATGCAATCCAACGGCGGCTTGACCCACGCGGATCACTTTGCGGGCAAGGATGCGATTCTGTCGGGGCCTGCGGGTGGTGTGGTCGGCATGGTGCAAACCGCACAGGCGGCGGGTTTCGACAAGCTGATTGGCTTTGATATGGGCGGCACGTCCACCGATGTGTGCCACTTTGCGGGCGAATACGAACGCACGCTGGAAAGCCACATTGCCGGAGCGCGGATTCGTGCGCCGATGATGCTGATTCATACCGTCGCGGCGGGTGGCGGCTCCATCCTGCATTTCGATGGGCAACGTTTCCGCGTCGGCCCCGATTCTGCCGGAGCCAATCCGGGGCCAGCGGCGTATCGACGCGGCGGCGAATTAACCATCACCGATTGCAATGTGTTGCTGGGGAAATTGCAGGCGGATTATTTCCCGCACATCTTCGGACGCGAAGGCAATGAGCCGCTGGATGTCGCGATAGTGCGAGAAAAATTCACCACGCTGGCTGAGCGAAGTCGAAGCCTCACTCCCGAACAAGTCGCCGAAGGTTTCATCAGCGTTGCCGTCGAAAACATGGCGAATGCGATTAAGAAAATTTCGGTGCAGCGCGGCTATGACGTGAGCGAATACGCGCTGTGCTGCTTTGGCGGGGCGAGTGGGCAACATGCTTGTCTGGTGGCGGAAGCGTTGGGAATGCGCAAGGTGTTTTTGCATCCGTTCGCGGGGGTGTTGTCGGCGTATGGGATGGGGTTGGCGGATGTGCGCCATATTGTGACGCGCAGTGTGGAAGCGGTGTTGGATGATGTGCTGCTGGCAGGTTTGCAGCAACAGCAGGCGGAATTGGTGGCGGAAACGACGGCGCATATCCGTAGCCAAGGTGTCAGCACGACGCACATACGGCATGAAACACGGCTGCATTGCCGTTATGCGGGATCGGATTCGAGTTTGCTGCTGGCGTGGATTGGGGAAGATGCGACGGGGATTCGGGCTGCGTTTGAAGGGGTTCATCGGCAGCGGTTTGGGTTTATGGCTGCGGAAAAGGCGGTTGTTGTTGCTAGTGTTGAGGTGGAGGGAATTGCTGTGGCTCGGGCTGAAGCCCGACTTCCCCCCTTCCCCAGCCCTTCCCCCGCAAGGGGTGAAGGGAGAAAAGAAAAAGAGCCTTGCCATCAAGTATTTATGCGCGGGGAATGGCGGGATACGCCGTTTTATCAGCGGAATCATTTGCGTGTTGGGCAAATAATTACAGGGCCAGCGGTAATTCTGGAAAGTACCGGGACGGTGGTGGTTGAACCTAATTGGACAGTTCAACTAACCGAACTCGGCAATCTTGAGATGTTCTCTCTTCCTTCTTCCTCTTCACTCCCTGCCCCCCTTGCGGGGGAAGGGTCGGGGATGGGGGGTAAGGAGGCGGAAGCCTCCCCCAACCCCATCCGCCTAGAAATCTTCAACAACCTGTTCATGTCCATCGCCGAACAAATGGGCTTCGTACTGGAACAAACGGCAGTATCAGTCAATATCAAGGAACGCCTAGACTTTTCCTGCGCCATCTTCGACCCGTCCGGCAATCTGGTGGCAAACGCACCGCACATGCCGGTGCATCTGGGCAGCATGAGCGAAAGCATCAAAGCCGTGATCAGTGCAAACGCGGGGCAAATGCAAGCAGGCGATGCCTACGTTCTCAACGACCCGTATCATGGCGGCACGCACTTGCCCGACATCACCGTCGTCAAACCCGTGTTTGAAGCAAGTGGCAACACCATCATTTTCTACGTCGCCACCCGTGGGCATCATGCGGATGTGGGCGGCATTACCCCCGGCTCGATTCCGCCACAAAGCCGCACGATTGACGAAGAAGGCATCCTCCTCACCAATGTCAAACTGGTGGAGCGTGGGCATTTCCGCGAAGCTGAAATCCGCGCATTGCTGGCATCGGGCGCGTACCCCGCACGGAATATCGACTACAACATTGCCGATTTGAAAGCGCAACTTGCGGCGTGTACCCGTGGCGAAACCGAACTCACCCGCATGATTGCGCAAATGGGTTTGGCAACGGTGCAAGCCTACATGCGCCATGTGCAGGACAATGCGGAAGCCTCGGTGCGGCGCGTGATCGGCAGCCTCAAGGATGGCAGTTTCCAGTATGACATGGACGATGGCAGCCGCATTTGCGTGCAGATTACCGTGGATGCAGCAAATCGCTCCGCTACGCTGGATTTTACTGGCACTAGCTCGCAACACCCCGGTAACCTGAACGCACCAACTGCGATTACCCGTGCGGCGGTGCTGTATGTATTCCGCTGTCTGGTGCAAGACAATATCCCGCTCAACGAAGGCTGCTTGAAACCGTTGCACATCATCATTCCCCCCGGCTCAATGTTGAACCCGCAATACCCGGCGGCAGTGGTGGCAGGCAATGTGGAAACCTCGCAATATGTGGTGGATGCGCTGTTCGGCGCACTCGGCATCATGGGCGCGGCGCAAGGCACGATGAACAACGTAACGTGGGGCAACGCACAACACCAGTATTACGAAACCTTGTGCGGCGGTGCGGGGGCAACCGCGAATGCGGACGGTGCGAGTGCGGTGCATACCCACATGACCAATTCACGTTTGACTGACCCGGAAATTCTGGAAACGCGCTTTCCGGTACGGCTGGAAGCGTTTCACATTCGCCCGCATTCGGGTGGCAACGGCAAACAGCGCGGTGGCGATGGCGTGGTGCGCAAAACCCGGTTTCTGGAGCCGATGACCGTGAGCATTGTGTCGGGGCATCGCAAGGTTGCGCCGTATGGCATGGCGGGTGGCAGGAATGGGCAGTGCGGCGTGAATCGTGTATTACGCGCTGATGGCTATTTGCAAACGCTGGCAGGCATTGCACAGGTGGAAGTCAGCGCAGGTGACGTGCTGACCATTGCGACACCGGGTGGTGGTGGGTTTGATTCTCCGAAGGAAAATAATTGCCTTTGA